The following proteins are encoded in a genomic region of Catellatospora sp. TT07R-123:
- a CDS encoding dipeptidase yields the protein MSTTDYLIINALGALDNPNAPHSADAAGKLIQTSDELTIDARTIADAHASGLTAVNITLGYTLGDMPPYEHTLHELDVWDAIIDSHPDDLLKVRTAADIRTARRDGKVGVVYGFQNAVAVGDDLDRVAEFARRGVRVIQLTYNQANHLGDGSMAPGNRGLTPFGRDTVAALEQHRIMVDLSHSGENTCLDTIRTATRPVSINHTGCRALVDLPRNKTDEELRLVAEQGGFVGIYFMPFLNATGHATAADVVEHIAHAVDVCGEDAVGIGTDGTVTAIDDLDGYRAQLAEHVAQRQAAGVGAAGERADTFPFVVDLRGVDQFRQLIALLEQRGYRSERIEKIMGRNFLDYAERIWGA from the coding sequence ATGAGCACCACCGACTACCTGATCATCAACGCGCTCGGCGCCCTCGACAACCCCAACGCGCCCCACTCGGCCGACGCCGCCGGCAAACTCATCCAGACCAGCGACGAACTCACCATCGACGCGCGCACCATCGCCGACGCCCACGCCTCCGGCCTCACCGCCGTCAACATCACTCTCGGCTACACCCTCGGCGACATGCCCCCGTACGAGCACACCCTGCACGAGCTCGACGTCTGGGACGCCATCATCGACTCCCACCCCGACGACCTGCTCAAGGTGCGCACCGCCGCCGACATCCGCACCGCCCGCCGCGACGGGAAGGTCGGCGTCGTCTACGGCTTCCAGAACGCCGTCGCCGTCGGCGACGACCTCGACCGCGTCGCCGAGTTCGCCCGCCGCGGCGTACGCGTCATCCAGCTCACCTACAACCAGGCCAACCACCTCGGCGACGGCTCCATGGCCCCCGGCAACCGCGGCCTGACCCCGTTCGGCCGCGACACCGTCGCCGCCCTCGAACAGCACCGCATCATGGTCGACCTGTCCCACAGCGGCGAGAACACCTGCCTGGACACCATCCGCACCGCGACCCGGCCCGTGTCCATCAACCACACCGGCTGCCGCGCCCTGGTCGACCTGCCCCGCAACAAGACCGACGAGGAACTGCGCCTCGTCGCCGAACAGGGCGGCTTCGTCGGCATCTACTTCATGCCGTTCCTCAACGCCACCGGCCACGCCACCGCCGCCGACGTCGTCGAGCACATCGCCCACGCCGTCGACGTCTGCGGCGAGGACGCCGTCGGCATCGGCACCGACGGCACCGTCACCGCCATCGACGACCTCGACGGCTACCGCGCCCAGCTCGCCGAGCACGTCGCCCAGCGCCAGGCCGCCGGAGTCGGCGCCGCCGGCGAACGCGCCGACACCTTCCCGTTCGTCGTCGACCTGCGCGGCGTGGACCAGTTCCGGCAGCTCATCGCCCTGCTCGAACAGCGCGGCTACCGCTCCGAGCGGATCGAGAAGATCATGGGCCGCAACTTCCTCGACTACGCCGAACGGATCTGGGGCGCCTGA
- a CDS encoding SigE family RNA polymerase sigma factor, with product MQTEFEEYVSTRSGALVRFAHLLCGDRHLAEDLVQEVLAKAYPRWRRVREYDPDLYLRRSLIWANSAWWRRRSSREAASAQLPDAPTGTDFAGRLADRAEMWQLLAALPRRQRTVLVLRFFEDLDDDRIAQLLECSPVTVRVHAHRGLDRLRTLLHVPSPAELPAPPAVPLDGVRRRADRNRRRRIATGVVAALVGILLLAVPLLARVSPPPVISPTPTPAPSAQPTASDGPVTLTPSTLQPTPFPYEPGVSPQLPDGLRREVSLRYLLPTLSYWDPARPSRNLQLQAGVDGPGREGGEQVTVGGATGFRWTDTGEYGSRILYLSWQRDGRWLRLTVSEVLTETEAIAFAANLRPAALGSTSRLGIGLAPAGWDLLTYGENEVTVHGRAVDTGGGYHQYPQLTVQYGYGGRAEGMPDLTVAGHPAQYVTTGYSAGVAVYLDDRHVVTVYCLTDVLRLPREILIRVAESVSLDGVPLSRVTAPAEP from the coding sequence GTGCAGACTGAGTTCGAGGAGTACGTCAGCACCCGGTCGGGGGCGCTGGTGCGGTTCGCCCACCTGCTGTGCGGGGACCGCCACCTCGCCGAGGACCTGGTGCAGGAGGTGCTCGCGAAGGCCTACCCGCGCTGGCGCCGCGTCCGGGAATACGACCCCGACCTCTACCTGCGCCGCAGCCTGATCTGGGCGAACTCGGCGTGGTGGCGGCGCCGGTCCAGCCGCGAGGCGGCGTCAGCCCAGCTGCCGGACGCGCCCACCGGGACCGACTTCGCCGGCCGCCTGGCCGACCGGGCCGAGATGTGGCAGCTGCTGGCGGCCCTGCCCCGCCGCCAGCGCACCGTCCTGGTGCTGCGCTTCTTCGAGGACCTCGACGACGACCGCATCGCGCAGCTGCTGGAGTGCTCGCCGGTCACCGTGCGCGTGCACGCCCACCGCGGCCTCGACCGGTTGCGGACGCTGCTGCACGTGCCGTCCCCGGCGGAGCTGCCCGCACCGCCGGCCGTGCCGCTGGACGGCGTCCGGCGCCGGGCCGACCGCAACCGGCGACGCCGCATCGCGACCGGGGTGGTCGCCGCGCTGGTCGGCATCCTGCTGCTGGCGGTGCCGCTGCTGGCGCGCGTGTCGCCGCCCCCGGTCATCAGCCCGACGCCGACCCCGGCGCCGTCGGCCCAGCCGACCGCTTCGGACGGCCCGGTCACCCTGACCCCGTCCACCCTCCAGCCGACGCCCTTCCCGTATGAGCCCGGCGTCTCACCGCAGCTGCCCGACGGCCTGAGGCGGGAGGTCAGCCTGCGCTACCTACTGCCTACGCTGTCCTATTGGGATCCGGCCCGGCCGAGCCGCAACCTGCAGCTCCAGGCGGGTGTCGACGGCCCGGGCCGGGAGGGTGGCGAGCAGGTCACGGTCGGCGGCGCCACCGGCTTCCGCTGGACCGACACCGGCGAGTACGGCAGCCGGATCCTGTACCTGTCCTGGCAGCGCGACGGCAGGTGGCTGAGACTGACCGTGAGCGAGGTGCTCACCGAGACCGAGGCGATCGCGTTCGCCGCCAACCTGCGTCCGGCGGCGCTCGGGTCGACCTCCCGGCTCGGGATCGGGCTGGCCCCGGCCGGCTGGGACCTGCTCACCTACGGCGAGAACGAGGTCACCGTCCACGGCCGGGCGGTGGACACCGGCGGCGGATACCACCAGTACCCGCAGCTGACCGTGCAGTACGGCTACGGCGGGCGAGCCGAGGGGATGCCCGACCTGACCGTCGCCGGACACCCCGCGCAGTACGTCACCACCGGCTACTCCGCGGGCGTGGCCGTCTACCTCGACGACCGCCACGTCGTCACGGTCTACTGCCTGACCGACGTGCTGCGCCTGCCGCGGGAGATCCTGATCCGCGTGGCCGAGAGCGTGTCGCTCGACGGCGTACCCCTGAGCAGGGTGACCGCGCCCGCCGAACCGTGA
- a CDS encoding AbgT family transporter has product MTAAVGAGKRTFTQRMLDGVERVGNKVPHPVMIFLYLILLIIILSAVFAAFGVKVTYETAAPAPIAAGETYPGGTLEPSLETPPEELYHPDVKVHTETTEIKSLLTADGIRFIFTSAVSNFTNFGVVGVILVAMVGVGLAEQAGLIGALIRRLVSVAPPWSLTFIIVLVGILSSIASDAGYLVLIPLGAAAFMSVGRHPLAGLAAAFGAVGGTFMVNVLITPTDGIITEITNEAVALADPTKKIGLTANMLFAIASTIFLAFLITFVTEKIIEPRLGKFTGTVSNEPTDVPDAAPAEGHADAAAQARGLRYAKWGLLAVLAVLLLLSVPPRPWGILRNPVTGSLVEDSPLMDSLIFIIMLVFLVCGLCYGKGAGTLKGSAAAMSAITKTFAGLGGLIFMLLVIAQFIAYFNYTNMATVAAVKMADALERASIGPLWLLIGFIVVVLLLDIIIPGVIPKWAIFAPIFVPLFLRLGVAPQTVLAAYRVADSPMNVVTPLMVYLPFIVLLAQKYRKDAGVGTVISLMIPYTIIIAVAWTLFFVAWYLLGIPLGPGAPVHLAP; this is encoded by the coding sequence ATGACCGCGGCGGTGGGCGCCGGAAAGAGGACGTTCACCCAGCGGATGCTGGACGGGGTCGAGCGGGTCGGCAACAAGGTCCCGCACCCCGTCATGATCTTCCTCTATCTGATCCTGCTGATCATCATCCTGTCGGCGGTCTTCGCGGCGTTCGGCGTCAAGGTGACATACGAGACGGCCGCCCCGGCGCCGATCGCGGCCGGGGAGACCTACCCCGGGGGCACGCTGGAGCCCTCGCTGGAGACTCCGCCGGAGGAGCTGTACCACCCCGACGTCAAGGTCCACACCGAGACCACCGAGATCAAGAGCCTGCTCACCGCGGACGGCATCCGGTTCATCTTCACCTCGGCGGTCAGCAACTTCACCAACTTCGGCGTCGTCGGCGTCATCCTCGTCGCCATGGTCGGCGTCGGCCTGGCCGAGCAGGCCGGGCTGATCGGCGCGCTGATCCGCAGGCTGGTGTCGGTCGCCCCGCCGTGGTCGCTGACGTTCATCATCGTGCTGGTCGGCATCCTGAGCTCGATCGCCTCCGACGCCGGCTACCTGGTGCTGATCCCGCTGGGCGCGGCCGCGTTCATGAGCGTCGGGCGGCATCCGCTGGCCGGACTCGCGGCGGCCTTCGGGGCCGTCGGCGGCACGTTCATGGTGAACGTGCTGATCACGCCGACCGACGGCATCATCACCGAGATCACCAACGAGGCGGTGGCGCTGGCCGACCCGACCAAGAAGATCGGGCTGACCGCGAACATGCTGTTCGCGATCGCGTCGACCATCTTCCTGGCGTTCCTCATCACGTTCGTCACCGAGAAGATCATCGAGCCGCGGCTGGGCAAGTTCACCGGCACCGTGTCGAACGAGCCCACCGACGTGCCCGACGCCGCCCCGGCCGAGGGCCACGCCGACGCGGCCGCGCAGGCGCGCGGGCTGCGGTATGCCAAGTGGGGGCTGCTCGCGGTCCTGGCCGTGCTCCTGCTGCTGTCGGTGCCGCCCCGGCCGTGGGGCATCCTGCGCAACCCCGTCACCGGCAGCCTGGTCGAGGACTCGCCGCTGATGGACAGCCTGATCTTCATCATCATGCTGGTGTTCCTGGTCTGCGGCCTGTGCTACGGCAAGGGGGCCGGGACGCTCAAGGGCAGCGCGGCGGCGATGAGCGCGATCACCAAGACGTTCGCCGGGCTGGGCGGCCTGATCTTCATGCTGCTGGTCATCGCCCAGTTCATCGCGTACTTCAACTACACCAACATGGCCACCGTCGCCGCGGTGAAGATGGCCGACGCGCTGGAACGGGCCAGCATCGGCCCGCTGTGGCTGCTCATCGGATTCATCGTGGTGGTGCTGCTCCTGGACATCATCATCCCGGGCGTCATCCCGAAGTGGGCGATCTTCGCGCCGATCTTCGTGCCGCTGTTCCTGCGGCTGGGCGTGGCGCCGCAGACGGTGCTGGCCGCGTACCGGGTCGCCGACTCGCCGATGAACGTGGTCACCCCGCTGATGGTGTACCTGCCGTTCATCGTGCTGCTGGCGCAGAAGTACAGGAAGGACGCCGGCGTCGGGACGGTGATCTCGCTGATGATCCCTTACACGATCATCATCGCGGTGGCGTGGACGCTGTTCTTCGTGGCCTGGTACCTGCTGGGCATCCCGCTCGGCCCGGGTGCGCCGGTCCACCTCGCGCCGTAG
- a CDS encoding AAA family ATPase codes for MLNVLAVEGYRSLRKVVLPLRGLNVVTGANGSGKSSLYRALRLLADSARNGAVAALAREGGLQSTMWAGPAVLGKAVRAGRHPVQGTAPTGPASLKLGFGGDDFGYAMDLGLPVSNGPVAASAFALDPEIKVEAVWAGPVLRPSGVVAQRNGSTVTLRDADGGRHRLTEVLRPFDSMLGELADPRHAPELMQLRERVRSWRFYDHLRTDAAAPARVPRVGTRTVVLAHDGADLAAALQTIREIGDGDVLDAAVDLAFPGSRWEIAAEGGRFELRLRQPGMLRPLTAAELSDGTLRYLLWTAALLTPRPPELVVLNEPETSLHPDLLPALAQLVVGAARRSQVILVSHSRALIAALDRAQADVNTIELVKELGQTTVDGQGMLDEPLWHWPARS; via the coding sequence ATGCTCAACGTGCTCGCCGTCGAGGGTTACCGCTCGCTGCGCAAGGTCGTCCTGCCGCTGCGCGGCCTCAACGTCGTGACCGGCGCCAACGGCAGCGGCAAGTCCAGCCTGTACCGCGCGCTGCGCCTGCTGGCCGACTCCGCCCGCAACGGCGCCGTCGCCGCGCTGGCCCGCGAGGGCGGGCTCCAGTCGACCATGTGGGCCGGACCGGCCGTGCTCGGCAAGGCCGTGCGCGCGGGCCGCCACCCGGTGCAGGGGACGGCCCCGACCGGCCCGGCGAGCCTGAAGCTCGGCTTCGGCGGCGACGACTTCGGGTACGCCATGGACCTGGGCCTGCCCGTCTCGAACGGCCCGGTGGCCGCGTCCGCGTTCGCCCTCGACCCCGAGATCAAGGTGGAGGCGGTGTGGGCCGGGCCGGTGCTGCGGCCCTCGGGCGTGGTCGCGCAGCGCAACGGCAGCACCGTGACGCTGCGCGACGCCGACGGCGGCCGGCACCGCCTGACCGAGGTGCTGCGCCCGTTCGACAGCATGCTCGGCGAACTCGCCGACCCGCGCCACGCCCCGGAGCTGATGCAGCTGCGCGAGCGCGTACGCTCCTGGCGCTTCTACGACCACCTGCGCACCGACGCCGCCGCACCCGCCCGCGTCCCGCGCGTCGGCACCCGCACCGTGGTGCTGGCCCACGACGGCGCCGACCTGGCCGCCGCGTTGCAGACCATCCGCGAGATCGGCGACGGCGACGTGCTGGACGCCGCCGTCGACCTGGCCTTCCCCGGCAGCCGGTGGGAGATCGCCGCCGAAGGCGGCCGGTTCGAGCTGCGCCTGCGCCAGCCCGGGATGCTGCGCCCGCTCACCGCCGCCGAGCTGTCCGACGGCACCCTGCGCTATCTGCTGTGGACCGCCGCGCTGCTCACCCCGCGGCCGCCGGAACTGGTGGTGCTCAACGAACCCGAGACCAGCCTGCACCCCGACCTGCTGCCCGCCCTGGCCCAACTGGTGGTGGGCGCGGCGCGGCGCTCGCAGGTGATCCTGGTGTCGCATTCGCGGGCCCTGATCGCGGCGCTGGACCGGGCCCAGGCCGACGTCAACACGATCGAGCTGGTCAAGGAGCTGGGGCAGACGACCGTCGACGGTCAGGGCATGCTCGACGAGCCGCTGTGGCACTGGCCCGCCCGGTCCTGA
- a CDS encoding HEAT repeat domain-containing protein, whose translation MDDSQTRVGFERAVSAWLADPTDGQALDEVLIPLARADPAGALELVRVRAGSPDADVRAVAAWLLFRVADVGDAQVRHRAAGLAAELYPGEDDPDVLVGLVRTFEFAGAGTRFGLSVLIALAAHPDSAVRFSVASALSSVIGAAPEMSEIVAAAAVPADSAAEPGPLSDRNPRSSADDRPSRSEDARPAQLLTVNVDLPAYPAANAELLTVNADLPAYPAANAELLIANADLEAGELRPGVAELIVLMGDVDQDVRDWATFGLGAQLDDDGPLIRRALWERTDDPYQDVREEAVRGLARRGDRRVLPLLARLLELETVGVAVFDAAAELADPSLVPLLREFSGAGSAIEACERGTAG comes from the coding sequence ATGGATGACAGCCAGACCAGGGTGGGGTTCGAGCGGGCGGTGTCGGCGTGGCTGGCCGATCCGACTGATGGGCAGGCCCTCGACGAGGTGCTGATACCGCTGGCGCGGGCGGATCCGGCGGGCGCGTTGGAGCTGGTCAGGGTGCGGGCCGGGTCGCCGGACGCCGATGTGCGCGCGGTCGCGGCGTGGCTGCTGTTCCGGGTGGCCGATGTCGGCGACGCGCAGGTGCGGCACCGGGCCGCCGGGCTGGCGGCGGAGCTGTATCCGGGGGAGGACGATCCGGACGTGCTCGTCGGGCTGGTGCGGACGTTCGAGTTCGCCGGGGCCGGAACAAGGTTTGGGCTGTCGGTGCTGATCGCGCTGGCTGCCCATCCTGACTCGGCGGTGCGCTTCAGTGTCGCTTCCGCGCTCTCGTCGGTGATCGGAGCCGCGCCGGAGATGTCCGAAATCGTTGCCGCAGCGGCCGTGCCCGCCGACTCCGCGGCCGAGCCGGGCCCACTCTCGGACCGCAACCCGCGATCTTCTGCCGATGATCGGCCTTCTCGGTCAGAAGACGCCCGTCCAGCTCAGCTTCTGACCGTAAACGTCGATCTTCCGGCCTACCCGGCCGCGAACGCTGAGCTTCTGACCGTAAACGCCGATCTTCCGGCCTACCCGGCCGCGAACGCTGAGCTTCTGATCGCGAACGCCGATCTGGAGGCGGGGGAGTTGCGGCCGGGGGTGGCGGAGTTGATCGTGTTGATGGGGGATGTGGACCAGGACGTGCGGGACTGGGCGACGTTCGGGCTGGGGGCGCAGCTGGACGATGACGGGCCGCTGATCCGCCGGGCGTTGTGGGAGCGGACCGATGATCCGTATCAGGACGTGCGGGAGGAGGCGGTGCGGGGCCTGGCCCGGCGCGGTGACCGGCGGGTGCTGCCGCTGTTGGCGCGGTTGCTGGAGCTGGAGACGGTCGGGGTGGCTGTGTTCGACGCGGCGGCGGAGCTGGCCGATCCGTCGCTGGTGCCGCTGCTGCGGGAGTTCAGCGGGGCCGGCAGCGCGATCGAGGCCTGCGAGCGGGGCACCGCTGGTTGA
- a CDS encoding SLC13 family permease — protein sequence MSQAAVAFAILGAVVVLFVWNRLPVEVVALGAALSLYFTGLLGPEQVFAGFGDPVVLFVAALFVVSEGLDATGVTTWAGQALTACAGTGRARLLVLVMLLVAGLTALITVNGAVAALLPMVVLLAVRTGLPPSALAMPLAFGAHAGSMLALTGTPINVIASEAAQTATGHGFGFFEFTLVGVPLLVGTVAIAVLAGHRLLPRRTAETMPQDLSRHARTLAKQYRLDRDAYRLEVPPGGGPVEPPDPAAHPGLVLVGVQTADGLPRGTGAVGPGDVLVLSGDAASAARYAADRGLPVLPGATADHVVGALLNREYGVAEVVVSPRSALVGAPAFPGMVTDSGDLVVLAVQRRGHTQGPGRTELAAGDTLLVQGDWAALERNVDRDPDVLVVHAPALVRRQAVPLGPGAGRALAVLAAMVVLLASGVVPPAVAGLLAAGAMVVLRVVTMAQAYRAISWTTVVIIGAMIPLSVAIQQSGAAEQVARVLVGAVGGGGPYALLLGLFLLTAVLGQMISNTATALIVIPIALSAAAELGVSARPVLMCVTVAAAAAFLTPVATPANMMVLGPGGYRFGDYWRLGLVMLAWFGVVSVLVVPLFWHF from the coding sequence GTGAGCCAGGCGGCGGTCGCGTTCGCGATCCTGGGCGCGGTGGTGGTGCTGTTCGTCTGGAACCGGCTGCCCGTCGAGGTCGTGGCGCTCGGGGCGGCGCTCAGCCTGTACTTCACCGGCCTGCTCGGCCCCGAGCAGGTCTTCGCCGGGTTCGGCGACCCGGTGGTCCTGTTCGTGGCCGCGCTGTTCGTGGTCAGCGAGGGGCTGGACGCCACCGGGGTCACCACGTGGGCCGGGCAGGCGCTGACGGCGTGCGCCGGGACCGGCCGCGCCCGGCTGCTGGTGCTGGTCATGCTGCTGGTCGCCGGGCTCACCGCCCTGATCACGGTCAACGGGGCGGTGGCGGCGCTGCTGCCGATGGTCGTCCTGCTCGCCGTACGCACCGGGCTGCCGCCCTCGGCATTGGCGATGCCGCTGGCGTTCGGCGCCCACGCCGGGTCGATGCTGGCGCTGACCGGCACCCCGATCAACGTCATCGCGTCCGAGGCCGCCCAGACCGCCACCGGGCACGGCTTCGGCTTCTTCGAGTTCACGCTGGTCGGCGTGCCGCTGCTGGTCGGCACGGTCGCGATCGCGGTGCTGGCCGGGCACCGGCTGCTGCCCCGGCGCACCGCCGAGACGATGCCGCAGGACCTCAGCCGCCACGCTCGCACCCTGGCCAAGCAGTACCGGCTGGACCGCGACGCGTACCGGCTGGAGGTGCCGCCCGGCGGCGGGCCGGTCGAGCCGCCGGACCCGGCCGCCCACCCGGGACTGGTGCTGGTCGGGGTGCAGACCGCCGACGGGCTGCCGCGCGGCACCGGCGCCGTCGGGCCCGGCGACGTGCTGGTCCTCAGCGGCGACGCGGCGTCGGCGGCCCGGTACGCCGCCGACCGGGGCCTGCCGGTGCTGCCCGGCGCCACCGCCGACCACGTCGTGGGCGCGCTGCTCAACCGGGAGTACGGCGTCGCCGAGGTCGTCGTCAGCCCGCGCTCCGCCCTGGTCGGGGCGCCCGCGTTCCCGGGCATGGTCACCGACAGCGGCGACCTGGTCGTGCTCGCGGTGCAGCGCCGGGGCCACACCCAGGGTCCGGGCCGCACCGAGCTGGCCGCCGGTGACACGCTGCTGGTGCAGGGCGACTGGGCCGCGCTGGAACGCAACGTCGACCGTGACCCGGACGTGCTGGTGGTGCACGCGCCCGCGCTGGTGCGCCGCCAGGCGGTGCCGCTGGGGCCGGGAGCCGGGCGCGCGCTCGCGGTGCTGGCCGCGATGGTGGTGCTGCTGGCGAGCGGGGTGGTGCCGCCCGCGGTCGCGGGGCTGCTGGCGGCGGGGGCGATGGTGGTGCTGCGGGTGGTGACGATGGCGCAGGCGTACCGGGCGATCTCGTGGACGACCGTGGTCATCATCGGGGCGATGATCCCGCTGTCGGTGGCGATCCAGCAGTCGGGCGCGGCCGAGCAGGTGGCGCGGGTGCTGGTCGGGGCGGTCGGCGGCGGTGGCCCGTACGCGCTGCTGCTGGGGTTGTTCCTGCTCACCGCGGTGCTGGGGCAGATGATCAGCAATACGGCGACGGCGCTGATCGTCATCCCGATCGCGCTGTCGGCCGCCGCGGAGCTGGGGGTGTCGGCGCGGCCGGTGCTGATGTGCGTGACGGTGGCCGCGGCGGCGGCGTTCCTGACGCCGGTGGCCACCCCGGCCAACATGATGGTGCTGGGGCCGGGCGGCTACCGGTTCGGCGACTACTGGCGGCTCGGGCTGGTCATGCTGGCCTGGTTCGGCGTCGTGTCGGTGCTGGTGGTGCCACTGTTCTGGCACTTCTGA
- a CDS encoding amidohydrolase family protein, translating into MAHEDEGAPTPYAPAQPGTVVAYRGATLVDGTGGPARPGTTIVVDGPVITAVGPDADTPVPDGATEIDLTGRYVIPGLIDSHQHLATPPNRPVAEAALRRQVYGGVTAIRDMADDLRQIADLTRATRVGEIPGPDIHYAALMAGPGFFDDPRTWQVSQGETPGHVPWMQAVDDHTELPLAVAMARGTHAVAVKVYADLPARTVAAITAEAHRQGLAVWAHAAVFPATPAEVVAAGVDAVSHVTLLAQQTADESLTSYKTKAPIDTAAIVRDGHPRLDALYDLMLAHGTVLDATAGMWTWMAEQADDDAARQRALANIDLSIRLTADAYRAGIPISTGTDYETDPGQPYPSLHEELLFLWRRCGIPAEQVIRSATLVGAMSMGAADRMGTVEAGKLANLVVLTADPLADLENIRAIEYTVKRGHRYDRADYAKGTPA; encoded by the coding sequence ATGGCACATGAGGACGAGGGCGCCCCCACGCCCTACGCCCCGGCACAACCCGGCACCGTGGTGGCCTACCGCGGCGCGACCCTCGTCGACGGCACCGGCGGCCCGGCCCGGCCCGGGACCACGATCGTGGTCGACGGGCCCGTCATCACCGCCGTCGGCCCCGACGCCGACACCCCCGTCCCCGACGGCGCCACCGAGATCGACCTCACCGGGCGATACGTCATCCCCGGTCTCATCGACTCCCACCAGCACCTGGCCACCCCGCCCAACCGGCCCGTGGCCGAGGCCGCGCTGCGCCGCCAGGTCTACGGCGGCGTCACCGCCATCCGCGACATGGCCGACGACCTGCGCCAGATCGCCGACCTCACCCGCGCCACCCGCGTCGGCGAGATCCCCGGCCCCGACATCCACTACGCCGCGCTGATGGCCGGACCCGGCTTCTTCGACGACCCCCGCACCTGGCAGGTGTCCCAGGGCGAGACCCCCGGCCACGTCCCGTGGATGCAGGCCGTCGACGACCACACCGAACTGCCGCTCGCCGTCGCCATGGCCCGCGGCACCCACGCCGTCGCCGTCAAGGTCTACGCCGACCTGCCCGCCCGCACCGTCGCCGCCATCACCGCCGAAGCCCACCGCCAGGGCCTGGCCGTATGGGCCCACGCCGCCGTCTTCCCGGCCACCCCCGCCGAGGTCGTCGCCGCCGGCGTCGACGCCGTCTCCCACGTCACCCTGCTCGCCCAGCAGACCGCCGACGAATCGCTGACCAGCTACAAGACCAAGGCCCCGATCGACACCGCCGCCATCGTCCGCGACGGCCACCCCCGCCTGGACGCCCTGTACGACCTCATGCTCGCCCACGGCACCGTCCTGGACGCCACCGCCGGCATGTGGACCTGGATGGCCGAGCAGGCCGACGACGACGCCGCCCGCCAGCGCGCCCTGGCCAACATCGACCTGTCGATCCGGCTCACCGCCGACGCCTACCGCGCCGGGATCCCGATCAGCACCGGCACCGACTACGAGACCGACCCCGGCCAGCCGTACCCGTCGCTGCACGAGGAGCTGCTGTTCCTGTGGCGCCGCTGCGGCATCCCCGCCGAGCAGGTCATCCGCAGCGCCACCCTCGTCGGCGCGATGAGCATGGGCGCCGCCGACCGCATGGGCACCGTCGAGGCCGGCAAACTCGCCAACCTCGTCGTCCTGACCGCCGACCCCCTCGCCGACCTCGAGAACATCCGCGCCATCGAGTACACCGTCAAGCGCGGCCACCGCTACGACCGCGCCGACTACGCGAAGGGGACGCCCGCCTGA